AAGCCTCTGGTGCCGCACCCATTGTAGAAAATAGAATTATAAAAGAACCAAAGACCATTGCCACAGCGATTAGAATAGGAAACCCTGCCTCATGGAAGAAGGCAAAGGAGGCAATAAGTGAATCAAAGGGAATAATAGAAAAGGTCTCTGACGATGAGATTTTGGATGCATATAAGCTTATTGCAAAAGAGGGCATATTTGTAGAGCCAGCATCTGCGGCATCTATTGCAGGCTTGCTTTATCTTTCAAAAATGGGTTTTCTTGAAAAGGGAAAAATAGCCACCTGTATATTAACAGGGCATGGATTAAAGGATCCCGAATTGGTGATGAAAACAGTAAACATACCAGAAAGCATTCCTTGCAATATTGATATTATAACAAAACATATTTTTACTTGATTTCTTAAATTTTTAAAGGTATAATCATCTTGTGGATATTAAAAGGGTCTATCGCTTTTTGATAATAGCTTTGATAATAATTTTATCCTTCTTTCTTCTTATGCCACAAGCAAGTATTCCACTTAAGCAAAAAAAGGGGAAAATTAGCAAGGAAACTTATATAGCACCTTATGATTTTTCAATAATAGACAAAGAA
This sequence is a window from bacterium. Protein-coding genes within it:
- a CDS encoding pyridoxal-phosphate dependent enzyme codes for the protein LSKKYPICLVNSINPYRIEGQKTAAFEICDTLKKAPDYNIIPVGNAGNITAYWKGYKEYKERGIIDSLPVMCGFQASGAAPIVENRIIKEPKTIATAIRIGNPASWKKAKEAISESKGIIEKVSDDEILDAYKLIAKEGIFVEPASAASIAGLLYLSKMGFLEKGKIATCILTGHGLKDPELVMKTVNIPESIPCNIDIITKHIFT